A genomic window from Maylandia zebra isolate NMK-2024a linkage group LG20, Mzebra_GT3a, whole genome shotgun sequence includes:
- the mafba gene encoding transcription factor MafB → MLQQVSAQRWRSQKNYCMKQERREETLINKSVFATLANTFAYLQKSRDNNMSAELSMGPELPSSPLALEYVNDFDLMKFDVKKEGLAGLDRNGVRQCNRLQPQGSVSSTPISTPCSSVPSSPSFSPTEQKSHLEELYWMPNNGYHQQIDPQTLSLTPEDAVEALIGATAHGHPPPPHVQQQLQQQGAFEGYRGPHHHHSHHGHSQQHHHPYAGGIPHHAEELSGHPGGHSHPHSQHHHHHSQDPDSPSPVSPESHQPLHHHRHHHHHHPHGHLSQSAAHHSSGGGLNVEDRFSDDQLVSMSVRELNRHLRGFSKDEVIRLKQKRRTLKNRGYAQSCRFKRVQQKHVLENEKTQLMNQVEQLKAEITRLARERDAYKLKCEKLTGSGANNGFREAGSTSDNPSSPEFFM, encoded by the coding sequence ATGCTACAGCAAGTCAGTGCACAGCGGTGGAGGAGCCAAAAGAACTATTGCATGAAACAAGAAAGGAGAGAAGAGACGCTGATTAATAAGTCAGTTTTTGCGACGCTCGCCAACACTTTTGCATATCTGCAAAAGAGTCGCGACAACAACATGAGCGCAGAGCTGAGCATGGGGCCGGAGCTGCCCAGCAGCCCTCTGGCTCTGGAATATGTGAACGATTTTGACCTGATGAAGTTTGACGTGAAGAAGGAAGGCCTGGCCGGGCTGGATCGCAACGGGGTGCGCCAGTGTAACCGTCTCCAACCCCAAGGCTCTGTGTCTTCCACCCCTATCAGTACACCCTGCAGCTCGGTGCCCTCGTCGCCCAGCTTCAGCCCCACGGAGCAGAAAAGCCACCTGGAGGAGCTGTACTGGATGCCGAACAACGGGTACCACCAGCAGATAGACCCGCAGACGCTAAGCCTGACCCCGGAGGACGCAGTGGAGGCCCTGATTGGAGCGACAGCTCACGGCCACCCTCCGCCTCCGCATGTccaacagcagctgcagcagcaaggCGCTTTCGAGGGCTACAGGGGCCCGCATCACCACCACAGCCATCacggccacagccagcagcatCATCACCCCTATGCGGGGGGCATCCCGCACCACGCCGAGGAACTTTCTGGGCACCCGGGCGGACACAGCCACCCACATAGccagcatcatcatcaccacagcCAAGACCCCGACAGCCCATCTCCGGTGTCCCCAGAGTCCCACCAGCCGCTGCACCATCACCGccaccatcatcaccaccatcCGCACGGCCACCTGAGCCAGTCAGCGGCGCACCACAGCTCCGGGGGCGGACTCAACGTGGAGGACCGTTTCTCCGACGACCAGCTCGTATCCATGTCGGTGAGGGAGCTCAACAGACACCTACGGGGCTTCAGCAAGGACGAGGTGATCcgcctcaagcagaagaggaggacCCTGAAGAACCGGGGCTACGCTCAGTCCTGCCGGTTCAAGCGGGTGCAGCAGAAGCACGTGCTGGAGAACGAGAAGACGCAGCTGATGAACcaggtggagcagctgaaggCGGAGATCACCCGGCTGGCGAGGGAGAGGGACGCCTACAAACTCAAGTGTGAGAAACTGACGGGGTCGGGGGCCAATAACGGGTTCCGCGAGGCTGGCTCAACCAGTGACAACCCTTCATCACCAGAGTTTTTCATGTGA